The genomic window AACTTGAATCTCATTTTACGAAGTTTACCTTCCAAGTTCCATTCCAGCTAAGTATGAACAAACGGATGCTTGAATGGAAGATCATAAAACAAGGCCTTTGAACCAATAACCACACTGATCaagccagccgtcgattttcttcctaacttgggattaatcttaggacttaggacgagttcagtttggacgaattgaacccatcctaggttgggacgggttactcgtcctaactcgagataggattaatcttagcgttttgtgaaatcggttgCAGGTTATTTAGAAAGTAACAACTAGTTAGTACAAGCGTAACAActttaaatttacattttgaaaGTAAAGTTGTTTTTGCAAACAGCCCATAGTGAATAACAAATCGGATTCTTCAAATCCATTTATATCGTTTGACTGTTGACTTTCTTATAACATTGTTAATCCGTACCAAATAAGTCGATCACTGAGACAGCATGATCCGTAACTAATCCACAAGGTGTTGTTAGTCATTATGAATGATCCGGATTGCGGTCTCTGAACCGCCTCCCTTCAGAGGGATTATCTCACTGTTTCTTAAATCCCCTTCTCTGTCATCCAGCGAGCCTTTTGTTACTCCTTCCAACCAATTAAGAATCCTTTGCTTTTCATGTTCACTATCCCTGTCCACATCTTCATGTTTGTGAATCGCTTCTAACGAAGCGCTGTTCAACTTTGACATCCTTGAGAAGCCAAGACTACCGGATTGTTTCTTTCCATGGTAGTTCTTTCCCCCTGGAGTTATCAACTCCCCAACTTCTTTCCCACTGCTTAATGACCTACCAGGTTGGCTCATTTGCTCCAGTTTGCTCTTCGTGTAGGGGTAATTGCCAAGGTGAGATGGTGGCAATGGGAGGACACCCTCACTGGCTCTCCTCGGGAGTGGGATGCGTTTAGTTGGCTGGCAAGAACGTCTCCGTTGCAAGATAGGATGACTGTCTGTAATGTCACTCAAGGGACTATCCGGTTTGAGTGTCCGCCCTAAGATTTTAGAGTCTAATGAAGTTGCTTGTTTTTCCTCACTGTACCTCCTTTGTAGAATGCGAATGTCGCTTGGTTTCATGTGTCGGTCTCTTGAAGTGTGGTACGGGAAGGATGGGGAGGGTGGACGCGGTGATAGCGACCTCCCCATCAATGATGATGATCCACTGTGACTACTGTGACTTAGCAAGGTCTGAGTCCGCTGGGTAGCCATCCCACCGTCATACAGCGCTGGTAGCATTTTTTCAGACTCCGGGGCTTCCAAGTGAAATCCAGTTTCTCCACGATCAAGCAGCATCGGGCTGTTGGATCGACTCGACCGTAAACTTATACTCCCACCAGCCGACTTCTTTCCGTGGTGGTAAGAGGTTTCAAAATCGTGGTCTTTTATCGGCGGCAACAACCGCATACCGTCGGGTAGGCTTCCGCGCCTCTGGTCGGTCTGCTCGATGCAAGGGCTACGGTCACTGCTGCGGGACGACACCGGTGATAACTCCGTCTCGTCTGCCGGCTCCCCGTCTATAGACACAATCAACTCAATACCGGTCACCCCTGTCCTTGTTGTGCACATAAAAGTGTTGacaatgttgttattgttgaCACGATTACCATGAGATTCCGACGAATCTAATTGGCTGTGTAATCCTGACGTCATCACT from Asterias amurensis chromosome 17, ASM3211899v1 includes these protein-coding regions:
- the LOC139949936 gene encoding uncharacterized protein, coding for MTSGLHSQLDSSESHGNRVNNNNIVNTFMCTTRTGVTGIELIVSIDGEPADETELSPVSSRSSDRSPCIEQTDQRRGSLPDGMRLLPPIKDHDFETSYHHGKKSAGGSISLRSSRSNSPMLLDRGETGFHLEAPESEKMLPALYDGGMATQRTQTLLSHSSHSGSSSLMGRSLSPRPPSPSFPYHTSRDRHMKPSDIRILQRRYSEEKQATSLDSKILGRTLKPDSPLSDITDSHPILQRRRSCQPTKRIPLPRRASEGVLPLPPSHLGNYPYTKSKLEQMSQPGRSLSSGKEVGELITPGGKNYHGKKQSGSLGFSRMSKLNSASLEAIHKHEDVDRDSEHEKQRILNWLEGVTKGSLDDREGDLRNSEIIPLKGGGSETAIRIIHND